A genomic window from Silene latifolia isolate original U9 population chromosome Y, ASM4854445v1, whole genome shotgun sequence includes:
- the LOC141628451 gene encoding uncharacterized protein LOC141628451 gives MVKSCWQYQFQGSYIFCLSQKCKLLKQKAKKWNHSTFGNIFRQLSTAEKKLENIQQQLGSSHIAVLENAQLRWLKKHDALLDYKRVYWQQKSRINKAKFGDNNTKFFQSYAMIRRSRNGIKQFINKDAACITDQNLTKQEISEDFKLRFAKNHLCNFDKNEDFKSICGLITDEDNRFLTDNISREEVKQTVFSLAVDKCPGPDGFPAEFFQKYWDIVGNSVTNAVLAFFHSEKLLKEINHTFIALIPKTENS, from the coding sequence ATGGTTAAAAGTTGTTGGCAATACCAGTTTCAGGGATCTTATATATTCTGTCTCTCCCAAAAATGCAAATTGCTAAAACAAAAGGCTAAGAAATGGAATCATTCTACTTTTGGAAATATTTTTAGACAACTTTCAACTGCTGAAAAAAAGTTAGAAAATATTCAACAACAATTAGGCTCTTCTCATATTGCCGTTTTAGAAAATGCGCAATTGAGATGGCTGAAAAAGCATGATGCACTTCTTGACTATAAACGTGTTTATTGGCAACAAAAATCTCGTATAAACAAAGCGAAGTTTGGAGATAACAATACCAAGTTTTTTCAAAGTTATGCCATGATTAGACGTAGTAGAAATGGCATTAAGCAGTTTATTAATAAGGATGCTGCTTGTATTACTGATCAAAACCTCACTAAGCAAGAAATATCCGAGGATTTTAAACTTAGGTTTGCGAAAAATCATCTTTGTAATTTCGACAAGAATGAAGATTTTAAGTCTATTTGTGGATTAATTACAGACGAAGATAACAGATTTCTTACAGATAATATTAGTAGGGAAGAGGTTAAACAAACTGTGTTTAGTTTAGCCGTAGATAAATGCCCAGGTCCCGATGGATTTCCTGCAGAGTTTTTTCAAAAATACTGGGATATTGTAGGAAATTCTGTCACTAATGCAGTTTTAGCATTTTTCCATTCTGAGAAATtactaaaagaaataaatcatactTTTATAGCATTGATTCCTAAAACTGAAAATTCTTAA